A region of Chitinophagales bacterium DNA encodes the following proteins:
- a CDS encoding T9SS type A sorting domain-containing protein, translating to MKTTILFFLFQFFAFQMVYAQVWSPLGAGVRDEKVPTGGIVNTFLQPPCPTLTRKSSGGDTACGKNYVAQWDGVTWHPMDGLCDEVVDLFADGKHGVYACGWFGMNRSGKCAANRVAYWNGSEWSDLDFGEINPVLCMNFFDNDLYVGGIFTSAGDVDANHIARLENAIATSSPSITNNRTIKFYPNPAIDQLHIEAPNIHKATITILNLFGQVVLRQRQFSDNASFDISSLPKGMYLINIKDERGNILKTGKVVKE from the coding sequence ATGAAGACAACAATACTTTTCTTCCTGTTTCAATTTTTTGCTTTTCAAATGGTCTATGCTCAGGTTTGGTCACCGTTAGGAGCTGGCGTACGAGATGAAAAGGTTCCTACCGGAGGTATAGTCAATACTTTCTTACAACCGCCGTGTCCCACGCTCACCCGCAAATCTTCGGGTGGAGACACGGCTTGTGGGAAAAATTACGTAGCGCAATGGGACGGAGTAACATGGCATCCTATGGATGGATTATGTGACGAAGTGGTGGATTTGTTTGCAGATGGAAAGCATGGTGTGTATGCCTGCGGATGGTTTGGGATGAATAGAAGTGGTAAGTGTGCTGCCAATAGAGTTGCATACTGGAATGGTAGTGAGTGGTCAGATTTAGATTTTGGTGAAATCAATCCGGTACTTTGCATGAACTTCTTTGATAATGATTTATATGTTGGAGGAATTTTTACAAGCGCAGGCGATGTAGATGCCAACCATATTGCGCGGCTTGAAAATGCAATAGCTACTTCTTCACCATCGATCACGAATAACCGGACCATAAAATTCTATCCCAACCCCGCCATCGATCAACTACATATTGAAGCACCAAACATCCACAAAGCAACCATCACCATTTTAAACCTATTTGGCCAAGTTGTGTTGAGGCAGCGGCAGTTTTCTGATAACGCTTCCTTTGATATTTCAAGCCTTCCAAAAGGAATGTATCTTATAAACATTAAGGATGAAAGAGGAAATATTTTGAAGACGGGAAAAGTGGTAAAGGAATAG
- a CDS encoding T9SS type A sorting domain-containing protein, with protein sequence MNDGVMVWDGSVWSNLNWGPAGLIVSYQNFNGNLYLCGDFSNLKDSLNDIAYLDYPTFSNDKILPLSFTIFPNPASNLATVSFNISEESQLLIINQYGKRIKSYALPPSLKIKTVDVSDLSNGMYLMTLQSVAQQISQNVMVQR encoded by the coding sequence ATGAATGATGGAGTTATGGTATGGGACGGCTCTGTTTGGAGTAATTTGAACTGGGGTCCAGCAGGATTAATAGTTTCCTATCAGAATTTTAATGGAAATTTATACCTCTGTGGAGATTTTTCTAATTTAAAAGATTCTCTAAATGATATTGCTTATTTAGATTATCCAACATTCTCTAATGACAAAATATTACCACTATCATTTACAATCTTTCCTAATCCGGCGAGTAATCTTGCTACCGTTAGTTTTAATATTAGTGAAGAAAGCCAACTATTAATTATTAACCAATACGGTAAAAGAATAAAGTCATATGCACTTCCCCCATCTTTAAAAATCAAAACAGTAGATGTCAGTGATCTTTCAAATGGGATGTATTTGATGACACTTCAGTCGGTGGCTCAGCAAATCAGTCAAAATGTAATGGTGCAGCGATAG